The proteins below come from a single Takifugu rubripes chromosome 10, fTakRub1.2, whole genome shotgun sequence genomic window:
- the gcm2 gene encoding chorion-specific transcription factor GCMb, which yields MSRAEEREDSDCVCSVGMKFTWDINDPKLPQDMKQFDSFQEWTDGYVRFIYSAEDKNAQRHLSGWAMRNTNNHNCQILKKSCLGVVICSRGCSLPDGSRLQLRPAICDKARQKQQKKLCPSCNATLELLPCRGHSGYPVTNFWRVDGKAIFFQAKGVHDHPRPESKSETEARRSSVKRRVNSPPFTPKRRLIETQALGPALLSCVDSSDRISFIEPSFPQHYPAFQSPEPYYNPHNSLGDVSSGIQKPSNPRLYMGRPGYEFQGYLTSPSYPMTSDLCDPRVAPVLGSSSSSTPSSGSLSTSSSFDPQGKPPAGWKDLLKSSTPYGDNHHYYGADYPCRYPSNAPGSPAALQTIITTTTKVSYQPCPKPPSGLPSYQSCAPPKAPGLPSCSTLLDEASSSYSTEVKVMEEPGGVIKSLSFQPEPLQTKTERADGCDYRYTYPNTYRYEDY from the exons ATGTCACGAGCGGAGGAGCGCGAGGACTCAGACTGCGTGTGTTCCGTCGGAATGAAGTTCACGTGGGACATCAACGACCCTAAACTCCCGCAG gacaTGAAGCAGTTCGACTCGTTCCAGGAGTGGACTGACGGCTACGTCCGCTTCATCTACAGTG CGGAAGATAAGAATGCTCAGAGACATCTGTCTGGATGGGCCATGAGGAACACCAACAACCACAACTGCCAGATCCTGAAGAAGTCCTGCCTGGGTGTGGTGATCTGCTCCCGCGGCTGCAGCCTGCCGGACGGCTCCCGGCTGCAGCTGCGCCCGGCCATCTGCGATAAGGCCCGGCAGAAACAGCAGA AGAAGCTGTGTCCCAGCTGTAACGCtacgctggagctgctgccgtgTCGTGGTCACAGCGGTTACCCGGTTACCAACTTCTGGAGGGTGGACGGGAAGGCCATCTTCTTTCAG GCTAAAGGAGTCCACGATCATCCCAGACCAGAGTCCAAGTCAGAGACTGAAGCCAGAAGAAGTTCGGTGAAGAGACGAGTGAACTCTCCTCCGTTCACTCCCAAGAGGCGCCTGATCGAGACGCAG GCTCTCGGCCCGgccctcctctcctgtgtgGACTCATCAGACAGGATCTCCTTCATCGAGCCAAGTTTCCCACAACATTATCCAGCGTTCCAAAGCCCAGAACCATATTACAACCCCCATAATTCCCTTGGGGATGTTTCATCTGGAATTCAGAAGCCTTCCAATCCAAGGCTTTACATGGGCCGCCCTGGCTATGAATTTCAAGGATACTTGACCTCCCCTTCGTAtcccatgacctctgacctctgtgacccCAG GGTCGCTCCAGTTTTGggctcatcctcgtcctccacGCCATCATCGGGTTCTCtttccacgtcctcctcctttGACCCGCAAGGGAAACCTCCTGCAGGCTGGAAGGACCTCCTGAAGAGTTCCACTCCCTATGGTGACAACCACCATTACTACGGTGCGGACTACCCCTGCCGCTACCCCAGCAATGCCCCTGGGTCTCCAGCAGCGCTGCAAAcgatcatcaccaccaccacaaag GTGTCCTATCAACCGTGTCCGAAGCCTCCATCTGGCCTTCCGTCCTACCAGTCCTGTGCCCCTCCCAAAGCACCAGGCCTacccagctgctccaccttgTTGGACGAGGCCTCTTCTTCATATTCCACTGAGGTcaaggtgatggaggagcccgGGGGAGTCATCAAGTCCCTGTCCTTTCAGCCGGAACCCTTACAAACCAAGACTGAGCGAGCCGATGGCTGCGACTACCGTTACACCTACCCCAACACGTACCGCTACGAGGACTACTGA